A window of Ananas comosus cultivar F153 linkage group 4, ASM154086v1, whole genome shotgun sequence contains these coding sequences:
- the LOC109709376 gene encoding WD repeat-containing protein 13 gives MEEKGDEPAAAPEPTAAPEPAVATAAASAEETEPTAATEEAAAAAAADPDFVSCLLQPPITHHNADYVAIRRLLLHRKALSSAAAIERRKDWRCNGRGYVAYRNFLRRPKNWESQTSQPSTPGHSGRWASFSAPQSLLFETDSWSSSRDLRSNSQAFSRRLSFGSSISDSDHQTRFAEPAYSFVGMHCIFDNCKASVVILKFGHMSSDLLAYGATDGSLTICQVSEPPSVLQQLRGHSKAITDFDFSSNNQYIASSSMDKTVRVWEISKGHCIRVVYGVSSQLCIRFHPVNNNLLLVGNANKEISVINFSTGRVISKLLFEDKITAMDNDHTGQLIFAGDAQGYIYTVSVNSHTGSVSRSHKNKNSRSKSPITTIQYRTFSLVARCPVVLVCAQDGNICFFSVALEIQGYLTLLCSLKLAPRVHSIRASFCPLLSLEKGEFIVSGSEDSNVYFYDLTRPKHACVNKLQGHGAPVIGVAWNHGENLLASSDSDGTVIVWKRAKD, from the exons ATGGAGGAGAAAGGAGACGAacccgcggcggcgccggagccCACGGCGGCGCCGGAACCCGCGGTGGCGACGgccgcggcgtcggcggaggagACGGAGCCCACGGCGGcgacggaggaggcggcggcggcggcggcggcggatccgGACTTCGTGAGCTGCCTCCTCCAGCCGCCGATCACCCACCACAACGCCGACTACGTCGCCATCCGCCGCCTCCTACTCCACCGCAAggccctctcctccgccgccgcaatCGAACGCCGCAAG GATTGGAGGTGCAATGGGAGAGGGTACGTGGCGTACCGCAACTTCCTGCGGCGGCCGAAGAACTGGGAGAGCCAGACGAGCCAGCCGAGCACCCCGGGCCACAG TGGACGCTGGGCTTCATTTTCTGCTCCCCAATCTTTACTGTTTGAGACAGATAGCTGGAGTTCTAGCAGA GATTTGAGAAGTAACAGCCAAGCTTTTAGTCGACGTTTGAGTTTTGGCTCAAGTATCAGTGATTCGGATCACCAAACTCGATTTGCCGAGCCTGCATATTCTTTTGTCGGAATGCATTGCATTTTTGACAACTGCAAAGCTTCAG TTGTTATTCTGAAATTTGGACACATGAGTTCGGATCTACTTGCCTATGGCGCAACCGATGGCAGTTTGACGATCTGTCAAGTTTCTGAGCCGCCATCTGTCCTTCAACAATTAAGAGGACATTCAAAAGCCATCACAG ATTTTGATTTTTCATCCAACAACCAGTACATTGCTTCGTCTTCAATGGATAAAACTGTGAGAGTATGGGAGATTTCTAAAGGTCATTGCATTCGGGTAGTATATGGAGTTTCTTCCCAACTGTGTATTCGTTTCCACCCG GTGAATAATAACTTACTTTTAGTTGGCAATGCAAATAAAGAAATCAGT GTGATTAATTTTAGTACCGGTAGAGTAATTAGTAAACTCCTCTTTGAAGATAAGATTACCGCCATGGACAATGATCACACCGGCCAGCTTATCTTTGCTGGCGACGCTCAG GGATACATATACACGGTTAGCGTGAACTCCCATACAGGGTCAGTATCAAGGTCCCACAAGAATAAGAATAGCCGGAGCAAATCTCCAATCACAACTATCCAGTACCGTACATTTTCTCTTGTGGCCCGCTGTCCTGTAGTTCTTGTATGTGCTCAAGACGGAAACATTTGCTTCTTCAG TGTTGCATTGGAGATTCAAGGGTACCTAACTCTTCTATGCTCTCTAAAATTGGCTCCCCGTGTGCACAGTATTCGTGCTTCTTTCTGCCCGCTTCTTTCTCTTGAGAAAGGGGAATTCATAG TCTCTGGCAGCGAGGATTCGAACGTTTACTTCTATGATTTGACTCGGCCGAAGCATGCCTGCGTGAATAAGCTACAg GGGCACGGTGCTCCAGTAATAGGAGTCGCATGGAATCATGGCGAAAATTTGTTGGCCTCATCTGATTCAGATGGAACTGTAATCGTGTGGAAGCGAGCGAAAGATTAG
- the LOC109709361 gene encoding purple acid phosphatase 2-like (The sequence of the model RefSeq protein was modified relative to this genomic sequence to represent the inferred CDS: added 35 bases not found in genome assembly) has translation MRYLRTFLGYSSTFHILIYAIGRSPEPLAPSFGILSTAEAAEQRKQRMGRSRAPKLPCLRLGLFFFFFFVVFALRCDGGGVTSRYVRKLAATVDMPLDSDVFRVPPGYNAPQQVHITQGDHDGSAVIVSWVTTSERGSSIVLFGTSKDKLEYSAKGSYTRYKFYNYTSGFIHHCTLEDLKFDTKYYYAVGIGYTVRQFWFKTPPQPGPDVPYTFGLIGDLGQSYDSNSTLSHYQSNPNAEAVLFVGDLSYADNYPNHDNVRWDTWGRFVERSVAYQPWIWTAGNHEIDFAPEIGETKPFKPYRHRYHVPYKASGSTSPFWYSIKRASAYIIVLASYSAYGKYTPQYKWLEAELPKVNRSETPWLIVLMHAPWYNSYNYHYMEGETMRVMYEPWFVQYKVDVVFAGHVHAYERSHRISNIAYNIVNGKCTPVPDLSAPVYVTIGDGGNLEGLATNMTEPQPSYSAFREASFGHAIFEIKNKTHAYYTWHRNHDGNAVAADSMWFTNRYWHTTDDTYVA, from the exons CACGTTCCATATACTGATATACGCGATAGGGAGAAGCCCCGAACCCCTCGCTCCATCATTTGGGATTCTCTCCACAGCAGAAGCCGCAGAACAGAGGAAACAGAGGATGGGCCGAAGCAGGGCGCCTAAGCTCCCCTGTTTGCGATTGggtctcttcttcttcttcttcttcgttgtTTTCGCGTTGAGGTGCGATGGAGGAGGAGTCACGAGCAGGTACGTGAGGAAGCTCGCGGCCACCGTTGATATGCCCCTGGACAGCGATGTGTTCCGTGTACCCCCCGGTTACAATGCTCCGCAGCAG GTTCATATAACTCAAGGGGACCATGATGGCTCTGCTGTGATTGTATCATGGGTCACTACAAGCGAGCGCGGCTCTAGCATTGTTCTTTTCGGGACTTCGAAGGACAAGCTCGAGTACTCGGCTAAGGGATCTTATACTCGGTACAAGTTCTACAACTACACCTCGGGATTTATCCATCACTGCACTCTCGAAGATTTGAAG TTCGACACGAAGTACTATTACGCAGTAGGGATTGGTTATACAGTGAGGCAATTCTGGTTCAAAACTCCTCCTCAACCCGGTCCGGATGTTCCGTATACTTTTGGCCTTATCG GTGATCTTGGTCAGAGTTATGACTCGAACTCTACGCTTTCTCATTACCAGTCGAACCCAAATGCGGAGGCGGTGCTCTTCGTAGGCGACCTCTCTTATGCAGATAACTATCCAAATCACGACAACGTGAGGTGGGATACGTGGGGGCGGTTCGTTGAGAGGAGCGTCGCCTATCAACCTTGGATTTGGACTGCGGGCAATCACGAGATCGATTTCGCTCCCGAAATT GGTGAAACTAAGCCATTCAAACCGTACCGACACCGATATCATGTTCCGTATAAGGCTTCCGGTAGCACATCTCCATTTTGGTATTCCATTAAAAGAGCTTCGGCATACATCATTGTTTTGGCTTCATATTCGGCGTACG GAAAGTACACACCTCAATACAAGTGGCTCGAAGCCGAGCTACCGAAAGTGAACCGAAGCGAGACACCGTGGTTGATCGTCCTCATGCATGCGCCGTGGTACAACAGCTACAACTACCATTACATGGAAGGCGAAACCATGAGAGTGATGTACGAGCCGTGGTTCGTGCAATACAAAGTCGACGTAGTGTTCGCAGGCCACGTCCACGCCTACGAACGCAGC CATAGAATTTCGAACATTGCATATAACATTGTGAACGGAAAGTGTACGCCGGTTCCTGATTTATCGGCTCCGGTTTACGTTACCATCGGCGACGGAGGGAACCTCGAAGGCCTCGCTACCAA CATGACCGAGCCGCAGCCGAGCTACTCGGCTTTTAGAGAGGCGAGCTTCGGCCACGCCATCTTCGAGATCAAGAACAAGACACATGCTTACTATACCTGGCATCGGAATCACGACGGGAACGCGGTGGCCGCTGATTCGATGTGGTTCACTAATAGATACTGGCACACTACAGATGATACTTACGTCGCGTAA